One window of the Acaryochloris sp. CCMEE 5410 genome contains the following:
- a CDS encoding DUF6714 family protein, with the protein MDKEIVANHIKSAFAEVTLGEGIGLWQAQAIDDYETEEVQKQNRGRDEKKQWTQLSCEDLQRCHSSLSFFDAEGMRFHLPAYIVASLENQVDDPLFHLTQLDDYAKSKLTALNPVQRQAIVMYLTWCLDQAEYEFDHPAIRMALRQYWEK; encoded by the coding sequence ATGGACAAAGAAATCGTCGCGAACCATATCAAGTCTGCGTTTGCTGAAGTGACGCTGGGTGAAGGTATTGGTTTATGGCAAGCCCAAGCCATCGACGATTACGAGACTGAGGAGGTACAGAAGCAAAATCGCGGCAGGGACGAGAAGAAACAATGGACTCAGCTGAGCTGTGAGGATTTACAGAGATGTCACAGTAGCCTTTCTTTTTTTGATGCAGAGGGGATGAGATTTCATTTGCCCGCCTATATCGTGGCAAGTCTAGAAAATCAGGTCGATGATCCGCTATTTCATTTAACGCAGCTAGATGATTATGCAAAATCTAAGTTAACGGCACTCAATCCTGTGCAAAGACAAGCCATCGTGATGTATCTGACGTGGTGTCTGGATCAAGCGGAATATGAATTTGATCACCCAGCAATACGTATGGCACTACGTCAGTACTGGGAAAAATAG
- a CDS encoding ankyrin repeat domain-containing protein, with protein MTSTTSQLFEAICAGNIAMVKTLLESGVDCNSPSHEYYTYEREWSPLIMAIVYDRSDIVQVLIQAGADCLSFYNLSDRPESLLTSEIEAQLDELNVSCTALYTAVGFGNPSIVQMLLDAGAVVDNGDGNNTPLNLAIGQQNLAVIQQLISAGNDINIDMEDGERAVMTAANTGNLEIVKTLVDAGAELNTYSQGESALSLAAQGGHEEVYNYLLPLVSQEDRDSAPRDLLARGVKRKNHRNQQQ; from the coding sequence GTGACGAGCACAACAAGCCAGCTGTTTGAAGCCATTTGCGCTGGCAATATAGCAATGGTGAAGACACTACTCGAGTCAGGGGTAGATTGCAATTCGCCTAGCCATGAATATTACACCTATGAGCGCGAGTGGAGTCCGCTCATAATGGCTATCGTGTATGACCGTTCAGATATTGTTCAAGTTTTAATTCAAGCCGGTGCAGATTGTCTCTCTTTTTATAACTTGAGTGACCGCCCTGAATCCCTGTTAACCTCTGAAATTGAAGCGCAATTAGATGAGTTAAATGTTTCGTGCACTGCTCTCTATACAGCAGTGGGATTTGGTAATCCTTCCATTGTCCAAATGCTGCTAGATGCAGGCGCTGTTGTCGATAATGGTGATGGTAATAATACGCCTCTCAACCTAGCTATTGGTCAGCAAAACCTGGCCGTGATCCAACAATTAATCAGTGCTGGAAATGATATCAATATCGATATGGAAGATGGAGAGCGTGCGGTCATGACTGCCGCCAACACCGGCAATTTAGAGATTGTCAAGACATTAGTGGATGCCGGAGCAGAGCTAAATACCTATAGCCAGGGCGAATCAGCATTATCCTTAGCAGCTCAAGGTGGACATGAAGAGGTTTACAACTATTTACTACCACTTGTTTCACAGGAAGACCGAGACTCTGCCCCACGAGACTTATTAGCTAGAGGGGTCAAAAGGAAAAACCATAGAAACCAGCAACAATAA
- a CDS encoding IS4 family transposase: protein MVELWLSKQYPQGSQLYIVIDRTSWGVINLLMVSVVWQHRAIPIWCEALAKKGSSNYDEQTAILSNVIRHLSAYRLVILGDREFCSVKLGQWLAQQKVHFCLRLKRNTEVSMDQQFTQQLQQFGLAPGQKLFLNDVRVTQAKGFGHFNVAAKWKRRYHGFAPDEAWFILTNFCDLNSAIVSYQKRFCIEEMFRDFKQGGYCLEGSQAMEERLVAIVILIAIAYTSAALQGQSLKQKDSSATLLDPNLPPHRTSVIVHSESDSLLICGR from the coding sequence CTGGTTGAACTGTGGCTGAGCAAGCAGTACCCTCAAGGCTCCCAGCTTTATATCGTCATCGACCGTACCAGTTGGGGTGTGATTAATCTATTGATGGTGAGCGTGGTCTGGCAACATCGCGCTATTCCCATATGGTGTGAAGCGCTCGCTAAAAAGGGCAGCAGCAACTATGACGAGCAAACGGCTATTTTGAGCAACGTCATTCGCCATTTATCCGCCTATCGTCTGGTTATCCTCGGTGACCGAGAGTTTTGTTCCGTCAAGCTCGGACAGTGGTTAGCTCAACAGAAGGTCCACTTTTGTCTGCGCCTCAAGCGGAATACCGAAGTGTCTATGGACCAGCAGTTTACTCAACAACTTCAACAGTTTGGCCTTGCCCCTGGTCAAAAGCTGTTTCTCAATGATGTACGCGTCACTCAGGCTAAAGGCTTTGGACACTTCAATGTGGCCGCCAAATGGAAACGACGCTATCACGGCTTTGCGCCTGATGAAGCCTGGTTTATCCTCACGAACTTCTGTGACCTCAACAGCGCTATCGTCAGCTATCAAAAACGCTTCTGTATCGAAGAAATGTTCCGCGACTTCAAACAGGGAGGCTATTGCCTCGAAGGCTCTCAAGCGATGGAAGAGCGTTTGGTTGCGATTGTCATTCTGATTGCCATTGCCTATACCAGTGCAGCCCTGCAAGGGCAAAGTCTTAAGCAAAAGGACTCCAGCGCTACATTACTAGACCCGAATCTCCCACCTCACCGAACAAGCGTCATAGTGCATTCCGAGTCGGACTCTCTGCTCATCTGTGGGCGATAA
- a CDS encoding DUF4269 domain-containing protein: MKPEFEHVLDELSLLSVLHPFKPCVIGTPPLHLDVDTSDIDIACSADDLSQFRHYSHENFGRLEGYRCYDSAAQNLPSVMVQFKAMGWDIELFCQTVPTEQQWGIRHFRIEQRLLKLEPSLRIAVQQLKQKGIKTEPAFAQILGLKGDPYIALLEFEQICDGFQPACGHLNLQQLISTHLPNSL, translated from the coding sequence ATGAAACCAGAATTTGAGCATGTTCTTGACGAACTCAGCTTACTTAGCGTTCTTCACCCATTTAAGCCGTGTGTGATTGGGACACCGCCCCTGCATCTTGACGTTGACACCAGTGATATTGATATTGCTTGCTCCGCTGACGATCTATCCCAGTTCCGCCACTATTCTCACGAGAATTTTGGCAGGTTAGAGGGTTATCGGTGCTACGATTCTGCCGCTCAGAATTTACCTTCAGTGATGGTTCAATTCAAGGCGATGGGATGGGATATTGAATTATTCTGTCAAACTGTCCCAACCGAGCAGCAGTGGGGCATTCGTCATTTCAGGATAGAGCAACGCCTACTTAAATTGGAGCCAAGTCTTAGAATTGCAGTACAGCAACTCAAGCAAAAGGGCATCAAAACGGAACCTGCTTTTGCCCAAATCCTTGGGTTAAAGGGCGATCCTTATATTGCCTTGTTGGAATTTGAACAGATTTGCGATGGTTTCCAACCGGCCTGTGGCCATCTCAACTTACAACAGCTCATCAGCACCCATCTTCCTAATTCCTTATGA
- a CDS encoding FkbM family methyltransferase: MNLKQILLGNRFGDLAMFSREKLDLLRAAITQSEAVGTIANDQLAGRLVCSICDPNRTFLDIGAHIGSITSAVQRYDATVNIIAVEAIPEKAEQLRCKFPKVVVHACAVGEEEGEIEFFIDLKQTGYSSINRPSSNQIREIQVPIKRLDNLIASDTEVDVIKIDIEGAELGALRGAIGILSRSSPTVMFESAPIPSDFSDAKKDLFGYFNQRHYAILVPNRLAHNDHGLTEAGFLESHLYPRRTTNYFAVHKDRRQEIRDKARRVLGISVESII, translated from the coding sequence ATGAATCTTAAGCAGATACTTCTTGGCAACCGTTTCGGCGACCTCGCGATGTTCTCCAGAGAGAAACTCGATTTATTACGGGCGGCAATTACACAGTCAGAAGCGGTAGGCACCATTGCCAATGATCAGCTAGCCGGGCGCTTGGTTTGCTCCATCTGCGACCCCAACAGAACATTTCTCGATATTGGTGCCCATATTGGCAGCATCACCTCAGCCGTTCAACGATACGATGCAACAGTGAATATCATTGCCGTAGAAGCCATACCTGAAAAAGCAGAACAGCTACGCTGCAAGTTTCCAAAAGTTGTGGTACATGCCTGTGCCGTAGGAGAAGAAGAAGGCGAAATTGAGTTTTTTATCGACCTCAAACAAACTGGCTACAGCTCTATCAACCGGCCCAGCAGTAACCAGATCCGAGAAATTCAGGTGCCGATCAAGCGCTTGGATAATTTGATCGCCAGCGATACCGAAGTTGACGTGATCAAGATTGACATCGAGGGGGCCGAACTGGGAGCGCTTCGTGGAGCCATCGGCATTCTTTCACGCAGCAGTCCGACAGTCATGTTTGAAAGTGCGCCTATCCCATCCGATTTCAGTGACGCCAAAAAAGACTTGTTTGGGTATTTCAATCAGCGCCACTACGCTATCTTGGTGCCCAATCGTCTGGCCCACAACGACCATGGGCTAACAGAAGCAGGCTTCCTTGAGAGTCATCTCTATCCACGCCGCACAACCAACTATTTTGCAGTACATAAAGATCGCCGCCAAGAGATTAGGGATAAGGCCCGTCGAGTCTTAGGGATTAGTGTTGAATCCATCATCTAA
- a CDS encoding DUF6678 family protein produces the protein MPSQHRGSTHYSYQHLVNLETGLLGPVPWRDIQWIEVDTVEERHISRLVPPKRIDHSDSLINALRSAGLPCVRIDRVIRIQPETPVNP, from the coding sequence ATGCCGAGCCAACACCGTGGGAGCACTCACTATTCATACCAACATCTGGTTAATCTTGAAACAGGTTTACTGGGGCCAGTGCCATGGCGAGATATTCAATGGATTGAAGTGGATACCGTGGAAGAACGCCATATTAGTAGACTAGTCCCGCCTAAGAGAATTGACCATTCAGACTCACTCATCAACGCTTTACGTAGCGCTGGCTTACCTTGTGTGAGAATTGATAGAGTCATACGAATTCAGCCAGAGACTCCAGTCAACCCTTAA